Proteins from a genomic interval of Plasmodium reichenowi strain SY57 chromosome 11, whole genome shotgun sequence:
- a CDS encoding hypothetical protein (conserved Plasmodium protein, unknown function) — MSLHNEDSKKLRIFLNLFSTRVNLLDINTRNEIINQKRYIYFLLLNKKEEKAHICICSMLRNENIHKVLKILLSLCIDSNLFLFFENEKNKKDNETMRCIRNILYCSNKLMIKNRAYVRNNFIHIFGKKYIDLIETNYHLIDDNINKLLNKYTFSSSEIGQAQNNIIIQMNKKRENINNNMMTIIDPTNIKTCICNFCKYEKREKYNDFYNNENIYFSDHNRSLNLNKNHIEQIVELYKNKSEKVYDEEQIIILQKMEKQIISTLNEKLLNK, encoded by the exons ATGTCTCTACATAATGAAGATTCTAAAAAACTTCGTATTTTCTTAAACTTATTTAGTACGAGGG tTAATCTCCTGGATATAAATACAAGGAACGAAATCATAAATCAAAAAAGATACATctattttttgttatt aaataaaaaagaagaaaaggCACATATATGCATATGTTCCATGCTAAGGAATGAAAATATCCATAAGGTTTTAAAAATACTATTATCTTTATGTATAGATtcaaatttatttttatttttcgaaaatgaaaaaaataaaaaagacAACGAAACTATGAGATGTATTAgaaatattctttattgTTCTAATAAATTAATGATAAAGAATAGAGCATATGTAAGgaataattttattcatatttttggcaagaaatatatagatCTTATCGAAACTAACTATCATTTAattgatgataatataaataaacttttgaataaatataccTTTTCATCTTCTGAAATCGGACAAGcacaaaataatatcataatacaaatgaataaaaaaagagaaaatattaataataatatgatgaCCATCATAGATCcaacaaatataaaaacatgtatttgtaatttttgtaaatatgagaaaagagaaaaatataatgatttttataacaatgaaaatatatatttttctgATCACAATCGAtctttaaatttaaataaaaatcatataGAACAAATAGTTGAACTctacaaaaataaatctGAAAAGGTATATGATGAAgaacaaattattattttacaaaaaatggaaaaacaaattattaGCACATTGAATGAAAAActattaaataaataa
- a CDS encoding hypothetical protein (conserved Plasmodium protein, unknown function) codes for MNDKKNSINKSGRHSFNRNLKKKNMYKDNNNVYNYSEGNKKIFKYMNDLKYSGYNNLNDGHSDKSSSNNKPSRKKNLLKKKRNEHFNKKKMNSTNSDHHYDDEDEQDDDDDVEEDDVDDDDDDDDDEEDDDEDDDDEDDDDDDEDEDDDDEEDEEDDNDDAENDPYRHKNNNFPINKKNNHIDVDDGDYKNSYFYNDLDKSNKKNKVNLKNYNSDYYDIYSNIYSYYDIFTEEKTDKKKFKYFNDVFSNFDKKYENNSNEYNNDKYNYDVNSKRKVPEKYLQQPTVRTSSTREKTNTSPHYLTQKKKNLLSKSYGREHNINHEQKISSNIDEENIYNEYYDDAIYNHKRNILKKSASANMMDNQNVKNNYINKKINKKRNENKNHKDINQNIHQDVHKNIDEDENAYVHINYDEKGDIHKTNNDYHNNIYHKIYGNNNNSDRNNNQNFENHHNYNNNNNNNVKTSDNTNSNQNYYANEFSHVKENNCEYADVNETSNVFNNLSDNYIKNKNIRKQKRKKNKKKTTLSDNEKGTSDISSSHNKKINNSMNNMDNMKRIHSMNNMNNTNNMNNLQSEDLNNDSMNQQDYDKKYTTYSKDKSESNISLDSSCSFEWDAHLEKEKINDGMQKNIKFLKNPTKKRMYKLKKIVEILEYTIYNEEKQGSKLEGKLYDYVVLTKNLKEKIINLENINTNNKNKMQSYEKDISKLKEQNEEMKLTLSTFENELSNLINKFDKNFAKELIDTKSQNDVLKKEVERLKGEIEKKNSEIKKFENLNDLSKKLQNEYMDHAVPCDVTTPNVENKTDSNLENNQNVPLSNNNISTSFNGVYKENATEVTNMNNTCNNNNNNNSNNYICDNSYHDVKTKNYTNYTEQDIFLNELPFQYGCSDSIEYNIVDEFILKIKSSRMTYDKNIEKYDDQTKSVIYGSYLSTFILENEDICNHKKILKLLQEFCLVESKFLHIHLCLKKERCDNISQKILEKEVIRQLENNEFDKNKERISVINPVILLLIFKNMNIINLYKIFISCLKCDNYRWLRIIKKSLFIKFFDCSLFDTKIKITDGSFVREIKLINLLLNGNVPEEYKFCENMNNNNNNNNNNNNREHCINSCVAKQPLNLDQLKMVNYKMKHPIFYCSNEQLKRFVYRMYLNFSKEPINVFNGDNIYHYVLQKKNLDVLKILKLSGKHYNYIFEKNNINKTPLDYIENEDIRVDLISGYILDIAGKGAENYKNSNYNIAYDLYTEALEKQIKLSESVKVGKSMNENIGKLYYNRARTLMHLNKWMDVIENCNNCLKYIPKYVNAFDTQIQAYEYLLEYDNALLIYKNMCLKCNIKPDEKEEKLKAQINATSFQVLNINKNSSISEIKQAFSNLSKKWHPDKLGIHISPDIKKRHNNHFKRLFKAKQMLLNEVDRIKEKKKKETNYIYPQIIEDININKNNNNNNNINQTNTNTNTKNKTTDTNFKHVNNNNNNNNNNSNMVYNTRTNNHYYYNVQPNKSNLNCNQNNNKCTSFEKDKHFNCDQHDEKTYKYEPKKNANHFMQSNENNIYNNSANHINKNVNNDNSNLPNSNNITNNVFSTYKDDIDKFQGKLKSYNNINNNNNIYNNNNIYNNNNNIYNNNNIYNNNNSYNNNNIYNNNNIYNNNNSYNNNVEDSNKHLDNKLSNLNNDKVDESFYKKLKEEYEVLSYEELMNLKTKTFNSINNLILTEVNLKREYQELCNKEKNNVIMNARLCILQEIQKALCVRLDKERKLKVIESILKNRQQDQSSIYSSRNNHLNNSNNNDNHFVKANIDESHVHTNKSDEMNLQADRLNQQNNNAFNKNKSTTTNEFSEHIFNDQKEDVPLSSNMDSNKGNTYVDEEPSNSTKNNRNDNISNKNVNKKDIQNVNQNNNIVGSDQGDDIFFKNNNNNFDEGQDIQNVHHNVYNNTHNDHNKKEYEEESSSFNNIQHDNTMKSPVDKHMDHNNVPINEWPGDVHEKELNNNIFVNKIKNNNDVQSYKGINNKTIFLEENNDETYNQEIEKEKNYTVNKEYLKRNENHNNIEEEEEEGFIHLSNIKGSTTNSNVMKMGSNLNTSNNMNIFYNQHNEEEHEKEQEREQEREQEREHQSEKVGEKNKSDDLFKTPPSSSFRKSNTINEKSMNEMNTYLFNSNHYNDNYENIKDNIKDNIKDNTNDNIKDNTNDYTNDNINNTFSPSDSPTKGEYNYDKYLKNEVINNIPIINNENIFNNKFNTKDHSNNIHLDNSFKENFHNLKKKNNEEEHVNNDNENINSNIRNVHYDYTKSFINMNSNEYNYDEQHNYEYHMHDKNNSFPNQNKKNTYHFNKKDEQFKNNDMINFNEEENNKIFNNKNHIHNQEDSQDDFLSSSRMNNSNFLKNNKNTDKNKYNNNNNNNNNNNNNNNNNKNNNNIFYRDTNNNFSSNHLNYNFTENKIKNNVNISNVMYSNDNQKVIINNDNFLNLYKENSTNNKMMNNNLESNFTNDIDRSSPSLINDNKVSDQKKSMFYIKEEKNNKQSYATYDNNNNDDDNNNDDDNNNDDDNNNDDDNNNDDNNNDDDNNNDDDNNDDDNNNNDDDNNDDDDNNDDDNNKNLQEQHYINKEMTSNSEQQYDNNNYDDANNNNNNNNNFRQSFSLNNIHSNHIFNNDDQSFTYDDGDYYNLKTSTYAYENNKLRSFSIFPNDNEQIKSDIYSNDRNTSFNNLDNDINVQPKTNYSFNDNMEKNMYQKINSQNKIFSTYEQNQNTDKINDFPEDNKKKQTQDILQPKKGFKKFFSSDDKKKLIDQNNKKNKLKKKG; via the coding sequence ATGAATGATAAAAAGAATAGCATTAATAAAAGCGGTAGACATTCTTTTAATCggaatttaaaaaaaaaaaatatgtacaaagataataacaatgtctataattattctgaaggtaataagaaaatattcaaatatatgaatGACCTTAAATATAGTGGTTATAACAATTTAAATGATGGACATTCTGATAAAAGCTCTAGTAACAATAAACCGAGTCGAAAAAAGAATCTtttgaaaaagaaaagaaatgaacattttaataaaaagaaaatgaataGTACTAATAGTGATCATCATTATGATGACGAAGATGAACAGGATGACGATGATGATGTAGAGGAAGACGATGttgatgatgatgatgatgatgatgatgatgaagaagaCGACGATGAAGATGACGACGATGAAGATGACGAcgatgatgatgaagatgaagatgatgatgatgaagagGATGAAGAGGATGACAATGATGATGCAGAGAATGATCCATATCgtcataaaaataataattttcctataaataaaaaaaataatcatatagATGTTGATGATGGAGATTATAAgaattcttatttttataacgATTTAGATAAAtctaataaaaaaaataaagtgaatttaaaaaattataattctgattattatgatatatattcaaatatatattcatattatgatatatttacagaagaaaaaactgataagaaaaagtttaaatatttcaatGATGTGTTTTCTAACtttgataaaaaatatgaaaataatagtaatgaatataataatgataaatataattatgatgtGAATAGTAAAAGAAAAGTACcagaaaaatatttacaacAACCCACTGTACGCACTTCATCAACAAgagaaaaaacaaatacaTCTCCTCATTATTTaacacaaaaaaagaaaaatctCTTGAGTAAAAGTTATGGTAGagaacataatataaatcatgaacaaaaaatatCTTCTAATAtagatgaagaaaatatatataatgaatattatgatgatgctatttataatcataaaagaaatattcTTAAGAAAAGTGCCTCAGCAAATATGATGGACAATCAGAATGTaaagaataattatattaataaaaaaattaataaaaagagaAACGAGAATAAGAATCACAAAGatataaatcaaaatatacatCAAGATGTGCATAAGAATATCGATGAGGATGAAAATGCTTATGTTCATATtaattatgatgaaaagggagatatacataaaacgaataatgattatcataataatatatatcacaaaatatatggtaacaataataattctgatcgtaataataatcaaaattttgaaaatcaccataattataataataataataataataatgtaaaaaCAAGTGATAACACTAATAGTAATCAAAATTACTATGCAAACGAATTTAGTCATGTCAAGGAAAACAATTGTGAATATGCTGATGTTAACGAAACAAGTAATGTGTTTAACAATTTGAgtgataattatataaaaaataagaatataagaaaacaaaaaagaaagaaaaataagaaaaaaacaacTCTCTCTGACAATGAAAAGGGGACTAGTGATATAAGTAGTAGCcacaataaaaaaataaacaatagtatgaataatatggataatatGAAAAGGATTCATagtatgaataatatgaataatacaaataatatgaataatttaCAAAGTGAAGATTTAAATAACGATTCTATGAATCAGCAAgattatgataaaaaatatactaCATATTCAAAAGATAAATCAGAAAGCAACATTAGTCTTGATAGTTCATGCTCTTTCGAATGGGATGCACATTTAGAAAAAGAGAAAATTAATGATGGTATgcaaaaaaatataaagtttttaaaaaatccaacgaaaaaaagaatgtacaaattaaaaaaaattgtagaaatattagaatatacaatatataatgaagaaaaacaaGGATCCAAATTAGAAGGGAAATTATACGACTATGTTGTACttacaaaaaatttaaaagaaaaaattataaatttagaaaatataaatactaataataaaaataaaatgcaatcatatgaaaaagatatatCCAAATTAAAAGAACAAAACGAAGAAATGAAATTAACCTTATCAACCTTTGAAAATGAATTAAgtaatttaattaataaatttgaCAAAAACTTTGCGAAAGAATTAATTGATACGAAATCACAAAATgatgtattaaaaaaagaagtCGAAAGATTGAAAGGtgaaatagaaaaaaaaaattctgaaataaaaaaatttgaaaACTTGAATGATTTATCTAAAAAGTTACAGAATGAATATATGGATCATGCTGTTCCTTGTGATGTAACAACACCAAATGTAGAAAACAAGACAGATTCGAATCTTGAAAATAATCAGAATGTTCCAttaagtaataataatatttctacTTCATTTAATGGGGTCTATAAGGAGAATGCAACTGAAGTGActaatatgaataatacatgtaataataataataataataatagtaataattaCATTTGTGATAATTCTTATCATGACGTAAAGACAAAGAATTATACGAATTACACAGAACaagatatttttttaaatgaacTTCCATTTCAATATGGATGTAGTGATTCCattgaatataatattgtggatgaatttatattaaaaataaaaagttcTAGAATGACATACGATAAGAATATCgaaaaatatgatgatCAAACGAAATCTGTAATTTATGGTTCCTATCTTTctacttttattttagaaaatgaagatatatGTAATCATAAAAAGATTTTAAAACTTTTACAAGAGTTTTGTCTTGTAGAATCGAAGTTTTTACATATTCatttatgtttaaaaaaagaaagatgTGATAATATATCACAAAAAATCTTAGAAAAGGAAGTCATAAGACaattagaaaataatgaatttGATAAGAATAAAGAAAGAATATCTGTTATTAATCCagttattttattattaatatttaaaaatatgaatataataaatttatataaaatatttatatcatgTTTAAAATGTGATAATTATAGATGGTTAAgaattataaagaaatccttatttataaaattttttgaTTGTAGCTTGTTCGATACtaaaatcaaaataacAGATGGTTCTTTTGTTAGGGAGATTAAATTGATTAACCTGTTGCTTAATGGTAATGTACCagaagaatataaattttgtgaaaatatgaacaataataataataataataataataataataataggGAGCATTGTATTAATAGTTGTGTTGCTAAGCAACCATTAAATTTAGATCAATTGAAGATGGTAAATTACAAAATGAAACATCcaatattttattgttcAAATGAACAATTAAAACGATTTGTTTATAGAATGTATTTGAATTTTAGTAAAGAACctataaatgtatttaatggagacaatatatatcattatgtattacaaaagaaaaatttgGATGTTTTAaagatattaaaattatctggaaaacattataattatatatttgaaaaaaacaatataaataaaacacCTTTAGattatatagaaaatgaagatatacGAGTAGATTTAATATCTGGTTATATATTAGATATCGCTGGTAAAGGAGCTGAGAATTATAAGAAttcaaattataatatagcatatgatttatatacGGAAGCATtagaaaaacaaataaaattatcTGAATCGGTTAAAGTAGGCAAATCAATGAATGAGAATATAggtaaattatattataatagaGCAAGGACATTAATGCATCTTAATAAATGGATGGATGTTATTGaaaattgtaataattgtttaaaatatatacctAAATATGTTAATGCATTTGATACACAAATACAAgcatatgaatatttacTTGAATATGATAATGCATTGTtgatttataaaaatatgtgtttaaaatgtaatataaaacctgatgaaaaagaagaaaaattaaaagcTCAAATAAATGCTACATCCTTTCAagttttaaatattaataaaaattcttCCATATCGGAAATTAAACAAGCCTTTTCAAATTTATCAAAGAAATGGCATCCTGATAAATTAGGTATACATATAAGTCcagatattaaaaaaagacataataatcattttAAGAGATTGTTTAAGGCGAAACAAATGTTACTTAACGAGGTAGATCGtattaaagaaaagaaaaagaaggaaactaattatatatatcctcAAATTATAGaggatataaatattaataaaaataacaataataataataatataaaccAAACAAACACAAACACAaacacaaaaaataaaacaacTGATACAAATTTTAAACATGtcaacaataataataataataataataataatagtaatatgGTTTATAACACCAGAACtaataatcattattattataatgtaCAACCCAACAAATCTAACCTCAATTgtaatcaaaataataataaatgtacatcctttgaaaaagataaacattttaattGTGATCAACATGATGAGAAgacatataaatatgaacCTAAAAAAAATGCAAACCATTTTATGCAatcaaatgaaaataatatatataataattcagctaaccatataaataaaaatgttaataatgataatagCAATCTTCCCAattctaataatataacaaataatgTGTTTTCCACGTATAAAGATGATATAGATAAATTTCAAGGTAAATTAAAAAGTTATAACAACataaacaataataataatatttacaataataataatatttacaataataataataatatttacaataataataatatttacaataataataatagttacaataataataatatttacaataataataatatttacaataataataatagttaCAATAACAATGTTGAAGATAGTAACAAACATTTAGATAATAAACTTTCCAActtaaataatgataaagTCGATGAAAgcttttataaaaaattaaaagaagaatatGAAGTTCTAAGTTATGAAGAATTAATGAATcttaaaacaaaaacatttaattctataaataatttaatattaacagaagttaatttaaaaagagAATATCAAGAATTATgtaataaagaaaaaaataatgttattATGAATGCAAGGTTATGTATTCTTCAAGAAATTCAAAAAGCATTATGTGTTAGATTAGATAAGGAAAGGAAATTGAAAGTAATAGAAAGTATTCTTAAAAATAGACAACAAGATCAATCATCCATTTATTCATCAAGAAATaatcatttaaataatagtaataataatgataaccATTTTGTTAAAGCTAATATAGATGAATCTCATGTACACACAAATAAATCTGATGAAATGAATCTACAGGCGGATCGCTTAAAtcaacaaaataataacgctttcaacaaaaacaaaagtACTACAACAAATGAATTCAGtgaacatatttttaacgATCAAAAAGAGGATGTACCTTTAAGTAGTAACATGGATAGTAATAAAGGAAATACTTATGTAGATGAGGAACCAAGTAATTCAACcaaaaataatagaaatGACAACATTAGcaataaaaatgttaataaaaaggatattCAAAATGTTAAccaaaataataatattgtgGGATCAGATCAAGGTGATgatatcttttttaaaaataataataacaattttGATGAAGGACAAGACATACAAAATGTACATcataatgtatataataatacacataatgatcataataaaaaagaatatgaaGAAGAATCAAGTAGCTTCAATAATATACAACACGATAATACTATGAAAAGTCCTGTCGACAAACATATGGATCATAATAATGTCCCTATAAATGAATGGCCTGGAGATGTACATGAAAAggaattaaataataatatatttgttaataaaataaaaaataataatgatgtaCAATCTTATAAAGGtataaataacaaaaccatttttttagaagaaaataatgatgaaacGTATAATCAAGAAattgaaaaagaaaaaaattatacggtaaataaagaatatcTGAAACGAAATGAGAATCACAATAATatagaagaagaagaagaagagggttttattcatttaagTAATATTAAAGGAAGCACAACAAATAGTAATGTAATGAAAATGGGTAGTAATTTAAATACatctaataatatgaatattttttataatcaaCATAATGAAGAAGAACATGAAAAGGAACAAGAAAGGGAACAAGAAAGGGAACAAGAAAGGGAACACCAAAGTGAAAAAGTAggagaaaaaaacaaaagtgatgatttatttaaaaCACCCCCATCATCCTCTTTTAGAAAAAGCAATAcaataaatgaaaagaGTATGAACGAGATGAATACATATTTGTTTAATAGTAATcattataatgataattatgaaaatataaaggataatataaaggataatataaaggataatacaaatgataatataaaggataatacaaatgattatacgaatgataatataaataatacatttagTCCATCTGATTCACCAACAAAAGGAGAgtataattatgataaatatctaaaaaatgaagttatcaataatattcctattattaataatgaaaacatttttaacaataaatttaatacaAAGGATCATTCTAATAATATCCATTTGGATAATTcatttaaagaaaattttcataatttaaaaaaaaaaaataatgaagaagaacatgtaaataatgataacgaaaatattaatagtaatataaGAAATGTACATTATGATTATACAAAATCATTTATCAATATGAATAgtaatgaatataattatgatgaaCAACATAATTATGAATATCATATGcatgataaaaataattcgTTTCctaatcaaaataaaaagaatacatatcattttaataaaaaagatgaacaatttaaaaataatgatatgataaattttaatgaagaagaaaataataaaatttttaataataaaaatcatATTCATAATCAAGAAGATAGTCAAGATGATTTCTTATCTTCTTCTAGAATGAACAACAGTAACTTTTtgaagaataataaaaatacagacaaaaataaatataataataataataataataataataataataataataataataataataataaaaataataataatatattttatagagatacaaataataatttttcttctaatcatttaaattataattttacagagaataaaataaaaaataatgtgaACATCTCAAATGTTATGTATTCAAATGATAACCAAAAAgtaattattaataatgacaactttttaaatttatataaagaaaatagtactaataacaaaatgatgaataataatttagaATCTAATTTTACGAATGACATTGATAGGTCTTCACCATCTTTAATAAACGATAATAAAGTAAGTGaccaaaaaaaatcaatgttctatataaaagaagaaaaaaataataagcAATCATATGCAacatatgataataataataatgatgatgataataataatgatgatgataataataatgatgatgataataataatgatgatgataataataatgatgataataataatgatgatgataataataatgatgatgataataatgatgatgataataataataatgatgatgataataatgatgatgatgataataatgatgatgataataataaaaaccTACAGGAAcaacattatataaataaggaAATGACTTCAAATTCAGAACAAcaatatgataataataattatgacgatgctaacaataataataataataataataattttcgACAGTCCTTCtcattaaataatatacattctaatcatatttttaataatgatgatcAATCCTTTACATATGATGATGGagattattataatttaaaaacatCAACTTATgcatatgaaaataataaactTAGAAGTTTTTCTATCTTTCCAAATGACAATGAACAAATCAAAAGTGACATTTATTCAAACGATCGAAATACctcatttaataatttagataatgatattaatgTTCAACCAAAAACAAATTACTCCtttaatgataatatggaaaaaaacatgtatcaaaaaataaattcacaaaataaaatattcagtacatatgaacaaaatcaaaataccgataaaataaatgatttccctgaagataataaaaaaaaacaaacacAAGATATTTTACAACCAAAAAAAGGATTTAAGAAATTCTTTAGTTCTGatgataagaaaaaattaattgatcaaaataataaaaaaaataaacttaaaaaaaaaggataa